A stretch of Blastocatellia bacterium DNA encodes these proteins:
- the pulA gene encoding type I pullulanase, whose product MKIQTKFSTKTGPLALKQLAHPADKFFCSQPLGAIYTPDATTFRVFAPTASQIILNLYQSPTGAKIAIFSMTFNPTDGSWEVTINIDCLGFYYTLTAFGEDEGFHPEQELIDPYARAVSSHDGRAIVVCDQFPIAPRPNFSNQDAIIYELHIRDFTIDPDCGIQKRGKYLAFTESDTHLSNRVDISTGIAHLVELGINTVQLMPIGEFHSNESLDQYGWGYDVVHINSPDGWYASERFDSRRITEVKQMIDALHRQGIRVVLDVVYNHTFEIASKRVYSFEGLVPGYYYRRKPDGSYWNGSGVGNEFRSEAPMARRFIIDSVKYWVTEYHVDGFRFDLLGLIDLETITSLTKELREIDPNLLIYGEPWAGGDSPIEITYKGKQKDLGFAVFNDHFRDALKGSVFHARERGFIQSGTNIERVKQGIKGAIDDFAHSPTESLNYLECHDNHTFADRLLLSTLDDSSISDQDRRAMNKLGAAILFTSQGIPFIQSGQEWGRSKKYMDNTYNKPDSVNMLRWEQKLANSDLFEYYQGLIALRKAHPIFRLNTETQIKTAIKFLDTDLRLTLPENTIAYLLVDVTEKDTWLHALVLFNASSKKAQFPLPLGDWQIFVDSQQVSLNPIKHSSVKLTKTIATVAPYSATVLAEIRS is encoded by the coding sequence TTGAAAATTCAGACAAAGTTTAGCACTAAGACCGGGCCTCTTGCCTTAAAACAACTTGCTCATCCAGCCGATAAGTTTTTTTGCTCACAACCTTTAGGAGCTATTTACACTCCTGATGCTACTACTTTTCGTGTTTTTGCTCCTACTGCTAGCCAAATTATCTTAAATCTTTATCAATCTCCTACAGGCGCAAAAATTGCTATTTTTTCTATGACTTTTAACCCTACAGATGGGAGTTGGGAAGTCACTATAAATATTGATTGTCTAGGCTTTTACTATACCTTAACTGCATTTGGAGAGGATGAAGGCTTTCATCCTGAACAGGAATTAATAGACCCTTATGCCCGTGCTGTTAGCTCACATGACGGACGTGCAATAGTTGTTTGTGATCAATTTCCTATTGCTCCAAGACCAAATTTCTCTAATCAAGATGCAATTATTTATGAACTACATATTCGGGATTTTACTATAGATCCTGACTGCGGAATCCAAAAACGAGGAAAATATTTAGCTTTTACAGAAAGTGATACACATTTATCAAATCGAGTAGATATAAGCACTGGAATTGCTCATTTAGTTGAACTTGGAATAAACACTGTCCAGTTAATGCCTATAGGAGAATTTCATAGTAATGAAAGTCTAGATCAATATGGTTGGGGTTATGATGTCGTTCATATTAATAGTCCTGATGGATGGTATGCCTCAGAACGTTTTGACAGCAGACGTATTACAGAAGTTAAACAAATGATAGATGCTCTACATCGCCAAGGTATTAGGGTTGTTTTAGATGTGGTTTATAACCATACATTTGAAATTGCCAGTAAAAGAGTTTATAGCTTTGAAGGACTAGTACCAGGTTATTATTATCGTAGAAAACCTGATGGAAGCTATTGGAATGGCTCTGGCGTAGGAAATGAATTTCGATCAGAAGCACCAATGGCACGCCGATTTATTATTGATTCTGTTAAATACTGGGTTACAGAATACCATGTTGATGGTTTTCGATTTGATTTATTAGGACTTATTGATCTTGAAACTATTACATCACTAACAAAAGAGTTACGAGAAATAGATCCTAATTTGTTAATTTATGGTGAACCCTGGGCCGGAGGAGATAGCCCAATAGAAATTACTTACAAAGGAAAACAAAAAGATTTAGGTTTTGCAGTTTTTAATGATCATTTTCGAGATGCTCTAAAGGGTAGCGTTTTTCATGCTCGTGAGCGTGGTTTTATTCAGTCAGGAACAAATATTGAGCGTGTTAAACAGGGAATTAAAGGTGCGATAGATGATTTTGCTCATAGCCCAACGGAATCACTTAATTATCTTGAATGTCATGATAATCATACTTTTGCAGATCGGTTGCTACTGTCTACCTTAGATGATAGCTCTATTAGCGATCAAGATCGTCGGGCTATGAACAAACTAGGGGCAGCAATACTTTTTACTAGTCAAGGAATACCTTTTATTCAAAGTGGTCAAGAATGGGGTCGTTCTAAAAAATATATGGATAACACTTATAACAAACCTGACTCAGTAAATATGCTACGCTGGGAGCAAAAACTAGCTAATAGTGATCTGTTTGAGTATTATCAAGGATTAATAGCTTTACGTAAGGCACATCCAATTTTTAGGCTAAATACAGAAACACAGATAAAAACAGCAATTAAATTTTTAGACACAGATTTAAGATTAACTTTACCAGAAAATACTATTGCTTATCTCTTAGTAGATGTTACAGAAAAAGACACTTGGCTTCATGCCTTGGTTCTTTTTAATGCTAGTTCTAAAAAAGCACAGTTTCCTTTACCACTTGGAGATTGGCAAATTTTTGTTGATAGCCAACAAGTTAGCTTAAACCCAATAAAACATTCATCAGTTAAATTAACCAAAACAATAGCTACAGTTGCTCCATATAGTGCTACAGTGCTAGCGGAAATACGTAGTTGA
- a CDS encoding MerR family transcriptional regulator yields MILEDKDQKYSLAELLQAVTKLLADNGLLDAQQDNRVSAAPDARTIRYYTSLGLLDRPNLIGRQAYYGKRHLLQIGAIKALQGLSLPLSEIQAKLYGCSENELIAILTNIAKEQAKRPVTIHLVRWQEVNIEPGLKILAEDGWTTSQNLDSLMEKIKTTLSALSNISLEKEPKN; encoded by the coding sequence ATGATTTTAGAAGATAAAGATCAAAAATATTCTTTAGCAGAACTCTTACAAGCAGTAACTAAGTTATTAGCTGATAATGGTTTACTTGATGCTCAGCAAGATAACCGAGTTTCTGCCGCACCAGATGCCCGGACGATTCGCTATTATACAAGTTTAGGACTTCTAGATCGGCCTAATTTAATAGGAAGGCAAGCTTATTATGGAAAAAGACATTTATTGCAAATAGGAGCAATTAAAGCCCTACAAGGGCTTTCGCTTCCTCTTTCTGAAATACAAGCTAAACTTTATGGATGTAGTGAAAATGAATTAATAGCAATATTAACCAATATTGCTAAAGAACAAGCTAAACGCCCTGTTACAATACATTTAGTACGCTGGCAAGAAGTAAATATTGAACCAGGGCTAAAAATATTAGCGGAAGATGGTTGGACAACTTCTCAAAACCTGGATTCATTGATGGAAAAAATTAAAACCACTTTATCCGCTTTATCTAATATTTCGTTAGAAAAAGAGCCAAAAAACTAA
- a CDS encoding zinc ribbon domain-containing protein — protein MNRCPNHHCRHACEPNQGFCYHCGISIKLCSSCQQNRKITLNRADGFYCRRCGSVLPAPKRSQETIGIFNNNKKAILSSLKLALNERSDSFSLISSQAKLWVLTSNNSLRIISNKAKQLTLDQINTGRLNVDELQTAIKYLEPITSPVIFRDRLILFGLKKFLSFSIHPNENRWLQNREEITLPENWQAVFSSDITCRINCVELPIKLMENRQYALARLSYEVILGKIPITPKILSNETEFLPIGALDSNGHYYWAKDLQTGLGRILSLTRQENNLLLKPINYSPFYFFVRPVMINERLYAVTEDFRLVELILQQGEVTRQRKINQVSRGAHCLVVTKDKIVVAVHQSLLFFDYQTGELLNIGQDIDPTHLFVDPQGNLLAIHRTGKLLMLNSAQPLERWGTEDASIDDSRVYDAFVSGNSLYTLSENGEVCRFDFN, from the coding sequence ATGAACCGTTGTCCAAATCATCATTGTCGTCACGCTTGCGAACCAAACCAAGGCTTTTGCTATCATTGTGGCATTTCTATAAAGCTTTGTAGTAGTTGCCAGCAAAATAGAAAAATAACGCTTAATCGTGCTGATGGTTTTTATTGTCGTCGTTGTGGTAGTGTTTTGCCTGCTCCTAAACGCAGCCAAGAAACCATAGGTATTTTTAATAATAATAAAAAAGCCATTTTATCTAGCTTAAAACTTGCTCTTAATGAGCGTAGCGACTCTTTTTCGTTAATTTCTTCTCAAGCAAAACTTTGGGTATTGACTAGTAATAATAGCTTAAGAATTATATCTAATAAGGCAAAACAGCTAACTTTAGATCAAATAAATACAGGAAGACTAAATGTTGATGAACTCCAAACAGCTATTAAATATCTTGAGCCTATTACCTCACCAGTAATTTTTCGTGATCGATTGATTTTGTTTGGACTAAAAAAATTTCTAAGTTTCTCTATTCATCCTAATGAAAATCGCTGGTTACAAAATCGCGAGGAAATTACTTTACCAGAAAATTGGCAAGCAGTTTTTAGTAGTGATATTACTTGCCGAATTAATTGTGTTGAACTACCTATTAAATTAATGGAAAATAGACAATATGCTTTAGCTAGACTCTCTTATGAAGTAATTCTAGGTAAAATTCCAATAACTCCAAAAATACTTTCTAATGAAACAGAATTTCTTCCTATAGGTGCTTTAGATTCAAATGGTCATTATTATTGGGCAAAAGATCTACAAACAGGCTTAGGTAGAATTTTGTCTTTAACTCGACAAGAAAACAATTTGCTATTAAAACCTATTAATTACTCACCTTTTTATTTTTTTGTTCGTCCAGTAATGATTAATGAAAGACTTTATGCAGTAACAGAGGATTTTCGTTTAGTTGAACTTATCTTGCAACAAGGCGAAGTTACTCGACAACGTAAAATTAACCAAGTTAGTCGAGGAGCGCACTGCTTAGTTGTTACAAAAGATAAAATTGTTGTGGCGGTACATCAATCACTGCTTTTCTTTGATTATCAAACTGGAGAATTACTTAATATTGGTCAAGATATTGACCCTACACATTTATTTGTTGATCCTCAAGGTAATTTATTAGCTATACATCGTACAGGGAAATTACTGATGCTTAACTCTGCACAACCTTTAGAACGTTGGGGAACCGAAGATGCAAGTATAGACGACTCTAGGGTTTATGATGCTTTTGTCTCAGGCAATTCGCTTTATACATTGTCGGAAAATGGGGAGGTTTGCCGCTTTGATTTTAACTAA
- a CDS encoding VWA domain-containing protein codes for MILTKLLKISLFFVFFALCLHLNLITANATEVYYLFDNSASMYDGYPSPRAGAKFYYQRAEFQAFIRDYIAATSKSDDSISIITFNRVTNTVLPLTPVGDINWESVFPPVGKLDVVGSQSPQDTGFTRMPDALRELLAKINDKKAVVWLLTDNIADSGASNEAADTREFYSLLATDPRVQMVYAYPLLRDPINSKSTLMIYGIVLGDKEPFSLPELKEWDEKYVGTKTMVDLMGQDAFQMKPLNRNTLELSLKEQLKLDAIDEDSPLTGSVDLVIKSYFHYHTITSAKLNLRADDLKPERASISLIPGDKFQFSPEQPYEINNIRAKSQYSFNVKFTTPQVTVSPSRNKFATLLADIFDETFPMHGVLWAKVDDVQLKLEVPPTMQKAFGTQDIPEIFRPEKINMDELRMEINPTVRNSGGRLLLFLLVGALLLTGLIAFIIWFFLPQNYYVSFDDSFEFYKRYSMRRKGEVRIKSDSGENLGRLCRGWGTDWKFFPNRNEFKRVSDNVLGSNVALARAEAEDSDIAYRLYIRTKRPTPRREESI; via the coding sequence TTGATTTTAACTAAATTATTAAAAATATCTTTGTTTTTTGTGTTTTTTGCTCTGTGTTTACACCTAAATCTAATTACTGCTAATGCTACTGAGGTTTATTATTTATTTGATAACTCAGCTAGTATGTATGATGGTTATCCTTCGCCGCGTGCAGGTGCAAAGTTTTATTATCAACGAGCGGAATTTCAAGCTTTTATTCGTGATTATATTGCTGCAACCTCTAAATCAGATGACTCTATATCAATAATTACTTTTAACCGTGTAACTAATACAGTACTGCCTCTTACTCCAGTTGGAGATATTAATTGGGAAAGTGTTTTTCCTCCTGTTGGAAAACTAGATGTTGTTGGCTCACAATCTCCACAAGATACAGGCTTTACCCGTATGCCTGACGCACTAAGAGAGCTATTAGCCAAAATAAATGACAAAAAGGCTGTTGTTTGGCTACTTACAGATAATATTGCTGATAGTGGTGCAAGTAATGAAGCGGCTGATACAAGGGAATTTTATAGTCTTCTAGCTACAGATCCTCGTGTTCAAATGGTTTATGCCTATCCTCTTTTACGAGATCCTATTAATAGTAAATCTACGTTAATGATTTATGGTATTGTGCTAGGAGATAAAGAGCCTTTTTCTTTACCAGAATTAAAAGAATGGGATGAAAAATATGTTGGGACAAAAACAATGGTTGATCTTATGGGTCAAGATGCTTTTCAAATGAAACCCCTTAACCGTAATACCTTAGAGCTATCCTTAAAAGAACAATTAAAGCTAGATGCAATTGATGAAGACTCGCCATTAACAGGTAGTGTTGATTTAGTAATAAAATCTTATTTTCATTACCATACTATTACTTCTGCTAAATTAAATTTACGTGCTGATGACTTAAAACCAGAAAGAGCTAGTATTAGTTTAATACCTGGGGATAAATTCCAATTTTCTCCAGAACAACCTTATGAAATTAATAATATTCGTGCTAAATCACAATATAGCTTTAACGTTAAGTTTACTACTCCTCAAGTAACTGTTAGTCCATCACGTAATAAATTTGCTACACTTTTAGCAGATATTTTTGACGAAACTTTCCCAATGCATGGTGTCTTATGGGCAAAAGTTGATGATGTCCAATTAAAACTAGAAGTTCCTCCTACAATGCAAAAAGCCTTTGGAACTCAAGATATACCAGAGATTTTTCGCCCAGAAAAAATTAATATGGATGAACTACGCATGGAAATTAATCCTACTGTGCGTAATAGTGGCGGACGCTTATTATTATTTTTATTAGTTGGCGCACTCTTATTAACTGGACTTATTGCCTTTATTATTTGGTTTTTCTTGCCACAAAATTACTATGTTAGTTTTGATGATAGCTTTGAATTTTATAAACGCTATAGTATGCGCCGTAAAGGTGAAGTTCGCATTAAATCCGATTCAGGAGAAAATTTAGGCCGTCTTTGTAGAGGTTGGGGAACAGATTGGAAGTTTTTCCCTAATCGAAATGAATTTAAGCGAGTGTCTGATAATGTATTAGGGAGTAATGTTGCTTTAGCCCGTGCCGAGGCAGAAGATAGCGATATTGCTTATCGTTTATATATTCGTACTAAACGGCCTACACCAAGAAGAGAAGAGTCTATTTAA
- a CDS encoding DedA family protein, translating into MIFNYYFTLFALFLWKSKIIEALTKFSQWLSAYGVLGMFVISFLDSTFVPIPSGPDLLLTKLAVENYQYPLKLIQLVLAASIGSTIGCTILYLIAKKGGEKVLQKVNPEKRKKIANFLGRYDALALVIASILPPPFPFKPFILCAGVFNFKLSRFVLGLLAGRTLRFGVLGVLAFYFGEAARDIMTKYGLKLLLVFVAGLATLYLIKFLLDKKRSTETNTDTSEVAINSQS; encoded by the coding sequence ATGATTTTTAATTATTATTTTACTTTATTTGCTCTATTTTTATGGAAGTCCAAAATCATAGAGGCATTAACAAAATTTTCACAATGGTTGTCAGCTTATGGTGTGCTAGGAATGTTTGTAATCTCTTTTCTTGATTCTACCTTTGTTCCAATACCAAGCGGCCCAGATCTTTTACTAACTAAATTAGCTGTAGAAAATTATCAATACCCCCTAAAACTCATTCAACTAGTTTTAGCTGCTTCTATTGGCTCAACTATAGGCTGTACAATACTTTATTTAATTGCTAAAAAAGGTGGTGAAAAAGTCCTCCAAAAAGTCAATCCTGAAAAAAGAAAGAAAATCGCTAACTTTTTAGGTCGTTATGATGCTCTAGCTCTAGTAATAGCATCTATATTACCACCCCCATTTCCTTTTAAGCCTTTTATTTTATGTGCTGGTGTATTTAATTTTAAGCTTTCAAGATTTGTTTTGGGTCTTTTAGCTGGTCGTACCCTTCGCTTTGGAGTTTTGGGAGTCCTAGCATTTTATTTTGGTGAAGCAGCAAGAGACATTATGACTAAGTATGGCTTAAAATTACTTTTAGTGTTTGTTGCTGGACTTGCAACATTATATTTAATTAAATTTTTGCTTGATAAAAAACGTTCAACGGAAACAAATACTGATACATCTGAAGTAGCCATCAATAGCCAATCCTAG
- a CDS encoding SpoIID/LytB domain-containing protein, protein MLLKKFSKNSYKKWEVDKLNLSGNNSLSLFVANRLRRQIPAQISFYAKNDLLYTTLLTNPEDTTKIALASEVSEINNINATQALAIFKAFAVVVRSYIESEKGRHRQEGYDICDNTHCLLYLGEDSLANSKQANIVTQAVIETKALVLKFTDKIVPTYFTACCGGLTALPTEVWTGKQHSTYPFSSIKCDYCKNDRFYVWERTIAAKQLWKALQTMLNFRPSAETKLIPIYNGKGVVTALNIKENNYKTKISAAKFRHLVGKTLGWNIVLSNFYQVKFQHQQITFVGKGFGHNLGLCLAGASEQARQDRSFLEILEFYFPNTNLSAN, encoded by the coding sequence TTGTTACTTAAAAAATTCTCAAAAAACAGTTATAAAAAATGGGAAGTAGACAAACTTAACTTATCTGGTAATAATTCTTTATCTTTATTTGTTGCCAATAGGTTAAGACGGCAAATTCCAGCACAAATTAGCTTTTATGCCAAAAATGACCTACTTTATACAACTTTATTAACAAATCCAGAAGACACAACAAAAATAGCACTTGCTTCAGAAGTTTCTGAAATTAATAATATTAATGCCACTCAAGCTTTAGCTATTTTTAAGGCATTTGCTGTAGTTGTGCGTAGCTATATTGAATCAGAAAAAGGCCGCCATCGCCAAGAAGGTTATGACATTTGCGATAACACCCATTGTTTACTTTATTTAGGTGAAGATAGCCTGGCTAATTCAAAACAAGCAAATATTGTCACACAAGCAGTAATAGAAACTAAAGCATTAGTATTAAAATTTACGGATAAAATTGTCCCAACATATTTTACAGCTTGTTGTGGTGGATTAACTGCTTTACCTACAGAGGTTTGGACAGGAAAACAACATAGCACTTATCCTTTTTCTTCTATTAAGTGTGATTATTGCAAAAATGATCGATTTTATGTTTGGGAACGTACTATTGCGGCTAAACAGCTATGGAAAGCTTTGCAAACAATGTTAAACTTCCGTCCTAGTGCCGAAACAAAATTGATACCAATATATAATGGCAAAGGTGTAGTAACTGCACTTAATATCAAAGAAAATAACTACAAAACAAAAATTTCGGCGGCAAAATTTCGCCATTTAGTAGGCAAAACCCTAGGTTGGAATATTGTTCTTAGTAATTTTTACCAGGTAAAATTTCAACACCAACAAATTACATTTGTAGGAAAAGGTTTTGGTCATAACCTTGGGTTATGTTTGGCTGGTGCAAGTGAGCAAGCTCGGCAAGATCGTAGTTTTTTGGAGATTTTAGAGTTTTACTTTCCTAACACCAATTTATCAGCAAATTAA
- a CDS encoding tetratricopeptide repeat protein has protein sequence MTIVEEKIDQAKNLLIQKKPLEAEKTLRQAVEMDKTSATAQVELLRLLGLMKKWEDFDKFVEQAFNSFPDNADILTFRGIMLSRQDKLNEAIESYQKAVAINPELIMAYTNLGTALRDTERFSESEEALQKGLKYDPQNYHFHYELAQTLAYQMRIESSIYEVLETLKINPQYERAYLALARLYQQNNHIDQAINILKECIQRIPTCWEAVDMLKDFLLLKGDFQSAYNLWEQVIAQRGLMEDYLELGKICLVAGNVQRAEQIFQTAIKKNPRAWQPHCYLAELYDVSGLADKAIEKYKAAIKLNKNSYVPHNGLGVILLKKGDVAEAIRQFSQACKLVTADDPKPVYNLALALCKANKFAEAQGLLENFLSNFKTIPQDPFFDEMQKLFKSIKKELSKTTQV, from the coding sequence ATGACTATTGTAGAAGAAAAAATCGATCAAGCAAAAAATTTACTTATACAAAAAAAACCTTTAGAAGCAGAAAAAACACTTCGTCAAGCTGTTGAGATGGATAAAACATCTGCTACAGCACAAGTAGAATTACTGCGTCTATTAGGACTAATGAAAAAGTGGGAAGATTTTGACAAATTTGTTGAACAAGCTTTTAATTCATTTCCTGATAATGCTGATATTTTGACTTTTAGAGGGATAATGCTTTCCCGCCAAGATAAACTTAATGAAGCAATTGAAAGTTATCAAAAAGCAGTAGCTATAAACCCTGAATTAATAATGGCTTATACCAATTTAGGTACAGCTTTAAGAGACACAGAAAGATTTTCTGAATCTGAAGAAGCTTTACAAAAAGGCTTAAAATATGATCCTCAAAACTATCATTTCCACTATGAATTAGCTCAAACTCTAGCTTATCAAATGAGGATAGAAAGCTCTATTTATGAAGTTTTAGAAACCTTAAAAATTAATCCTCAATATGAACGTGCTTATCTAGCATTAGCTAGACTTTACCAACAAAACAATCATATTGATCAAGCTATTAATATCTTAAAAGAGTGTATTCAAAGAATCCCCACTTGTTGGGAAGCAGTAGATATGCTAAAAGATTTTCTTTTATTAAAAGGTGATTTTCAGTCTGCTTATAATCTTTGGGAACAAGTAATTGCACAACGTGGACTTATGGAAGACTATTTAGAGCTAGGAAAAATTTGTTTGGTAGCAGGTAATGTACAACGTGCAGAACAAATTTTCCAAACAGCTATAAAGAAAAACCCTAGAGCCTGGCAACCTCATTGTTACTTAGCAGAACTTTATGATGTAAGTGGATTAGCTGATAAAGCTATAGAAAAATATAAAGCCGCTATTAAATTAAATAAAAATTCTTATGTACCTCATAATGGTTTAGGGGTAATATTACTTAAAAAAGGTGATGTAGCCGAAGCAATTCGTCAATTTTCTCAAGCCTGTAAATTGGTGACGGCTGATGATCCAAAACCTGTTTATAACTTGGCTTTAGCATTATGTAAAGCTAATAAATTTGCTGAAGCACAGGGTTTGTTAGAAAATTTTCTATCAAATTTTAAAACTATTCCTCAAGATCCATTCTTTGATGAAATGCAAAAACTATTTAAGAGTATAAAAAAAGAGCTATCTAAAACTACTCAAGTATAA
- a CDS encoding Uma2 family endonuclease: MSAIIETPILEPKEIVKENHIVLPNISWSTYESLLNDLADTTAARLTYNQGKLEIMAPLPEHERINRIVALIVEVVAEELNIDIEAFGSTTFKHKDFVQGFEPDSCFYIQHEAIAKGKTKFDLKVDPPPDLIIEIDITNSSIDKLSIYKQLAVPEIWRYDGKKVIIYKLENNDYQILNNSSSFPLLTSENINYFITQSKNLKKTVFLKSLRAFLRDKINAK; encoded by the coding sequence ATGAGCGCAATAATAGAAACACCAATTCTTGAGCCAAAAGAAATAGTTAAAGAAAATCATATAGTTTTACCTAATATTAGCTGGTCAACCTATGAAAGTTTGCTAAATGATTTAGCTGATACAACTGCTGCTCGTCTAACTTACAATCAAGGAAAGCTAGAAATTATGGCCCCTCTACCTGAACATGAAAGAATCAACCGAATAGTAGCATTAATAGTTGAGGTTGTTGCTGAAGAATTAAATATAGATATTGAAGCTTTTGGTTCAACTACCTTTAAACATAAAGATTTTGTTCAAGGCTTTGAACCTGATTCTTGCTTTTATATTCAACATGAAGCTATAGCTAAGGGGAAAACTAAATTTGACTTAAAGGTTGATCCCCCTCCAGATTTAATAATAGAAATAGACATTACTAATAGCTCTATAGATAAACTCTCTATTTACAAACAATTAGCAGTTCCAGAAATTTGGCGTTATGATGGCAAAAAAGTTATTATTTATAAATTAGAAAATAATGATTACCAAATACTTAATAACAGTTCTTCATTTCCTTTACTTACTAGTGAGAATATAAATTATTTTATTACCCAAAGTAAGAACTTGAAAAAAACTGTTTTCTTAAAATCTTTACGAGCATTTTTAAGAGATAAAATAAATGCTAAATAA